The window ACCCAGCGCGGCCATTGCTTCCAGATCAGGTACTGCGCCAGCCCGTCGGCGAGCATGCTGCGGGTCGGCACGGTGTGGAACACGTTGGCGCGGCACTCCTGCTCGCGCAATATATCGTCGGTGGCGCCGACATTGAAGATCAGCACGCCGTTCTCGCGGGCGATGTCGGCGATCGACAGGAGTTGCTCGGCCGAGATGTCGGCGAGCACATAGCGGTCGCCCTTGGCGATCATGTCCCGAAAGGTCTGCACGACATCCGCACCCGGCTTCACCTCTGTGACGTCGAGCGCGAATTCCTGGCCCATGAACTTGCCGGTCGTGTTGTTGTCGGCGATCGCCACATTGGCGCCCGCCACGCCTTCGTCTCGTGGCGGAGCGTCGAGAACGGACAGCGCCAGTTGCGGCTCATAGGCGCGCAGGTAGCCGAGCTTGATCTCGGTCACCTGCTGCGCGGGTTTCGCAGCCGCGGCCTTTGGCGCCGTTTCCTGCGCCATGACTTCTTGCGCCATGACGGGCCAAACGTTGACGCTCACCAAAAAAAGTCCGAAGAATACCGCAAGGGTATATGGCACCATGCCCTTCATAGCAGGCGTTCTCTCCCACGCTCCGTAAGCCGGCAAAGAGCCGGACATGCGGTCAAATATTTCGGTGCCACGATGAACTTAACGCAGCGTTCCTCGATAGCAACCCCTATAAACTTGCTGCTCACGGCAAGTTTAATTGCAGGCTTCGCCGTGAGCCCGGCACACGCTGGCAAGATTGCGGTCTTCGAATTCGAGCTCCAGCATGGCAATCTCGTGCCTGGTACGCCGAGCAAGAAGGAAGCCGAAGACAAGAGACGCGAGATGATCAGCGAACGCTTGCGCGATCATCTCGCCAAGTCCGGATTCGATGTGGTCGACACGAAGCCTCTCGCCGAGAAGGCCGCCGCTGCCAACCTGCAGGCGTGTGGCAATTGCGGCGACGATTTTGCGCGGCAACTCGGCGCCGACTACGCTTTCACCGGGGTTGTCTATAAGGTGTCCGAACTTGTTCTGAGCATGAGCGTTCTTGTCCATGAAGCCGCGACATCGCGGCCGGTCACCAGCGCGACGGTCGATTTGCGCGGCAACACGGATGAATCCTGGCGGCGTGCCATCGACTATCTCTATCGCAACGTGCTGTCTTCCAGGCTGGAGAAACTGAACAAATGACAAAAATGCTGGCCAGCGTCGCGGACCTCGCCGAGACGGAAATCGCGGTCTCCGGCGGTGCCGACATCATCGACCTGAAGGACCCGAAGGCCGGAGCGTTGGGTGCGGCGGCGATCGAAATTATCCGCCAGGCGGTACAAAAAATCGCGGGACGTTGCGCCACGAGCGCGGTCTGCGGCGACCTGCCGATGGAGCCTGAAACGATCCCCGTCACGGCCGAAGAGATCGCGGCTACGGGTGTCGACTATGTGAAGATCGGCTTCTTCCCCTCCCCAAATGCCAACGCCTGCGCAGCCGCGCTTGCGCCGCTCGGCGAGCGGACGAAGCTGATCGCCGTGCTGTTCGCCGACCGCGAGCCGGATTTCGGCCTGCTGGACGTTTTCGCCCGCCACGGCTTCCACGGCGCAATGGTTGATACGGCAGACAAGGCCGGGGGACGTTTGCTCGACCATATGCCGCCGGAGCGCATCCCGATTTTCGTCAATCGCGCCCGCTCGCTCGGTTTGAAGGTTGGCTTGAGTGGATCGCTCGAAGCGCCTGACATTCCAAGGTTGCTGCCGTTCGCTCCGGATTTCCTGGGTTTTCGCGGCGCGCTCTGCGACCGGTCGCAGCGTACCGCCTCGATCAACAAGCAGGCGGTCGAGCATATTCGTTCGCTGGTCCCGGAGGAGCGGCCGGCGGGCAGTTCTGCCAGTGTCGACTACCGGCTGTTGGCGGCGCGCGGCTATTCGCCCGGCGCGGGCGACCCGACGCTGGGGGCGGACAAGATTTTCGTCCGGGATTTCGTGCTTCCCGTGCAGATCGGCGCCTACAGTTTCGAGCACGGCCATACGCAGAAGGTCCGCTTCGACGTCACTGCGGACGTGCTGCGGGTCACCAGGAATCCGGAGGACATGCGCCACGTGTTCTCCTACGATGTCATCATGGACGGCATCCGTGCCATCGTCGCGCGCGGCCATGTCGAGCTCAGCGAGACGCTTGCCGAACAGGTGGCCGCGTATGTGCTGGAGGATCCGCGTGTCGTGCGGGTGACGGTCAGGGTGGAAAAGCTGGAGCTCGGCCCCGGCGGCGTCGGCGTCGAGATCGAGCGTCGTCGGGCGAAGGAAAACTTGTCGGCGCTGAGGCCCGGCGCGCAGCCTGAGAACACCGAGGGTGTGCTTCCGGACGGCAAGAAGGGCATCACCCGGTGAGGGCAGCCGTCGTCAAGCTCGGCGGCAGCACGGCCGATCATGAAGAGATGGAGGTGTGGACCGCTGCGCTGGCGGGTTCCAGCCTGCCGCTTGTCATCGTGCCGGGCGGCGGTCCTTTCGCCGACCAGGTGCGCGACGCGCAGAAGCGCATGGGGTTTTCCGATGCCGCGGCGCATGCCATGGCCATCCTCGCCATGGAGCAGTTTGGCCATGTCGTCCTCGATCGCCACGAAAGGTTTTCGCAGGCCAGGTCGACGGACGAGATGAGGCAGGCGCTGGAGGAGGGACGAATCCCGGTCTGGCTGCCGTCCGCGATGGCTGTTCCGGCGCCGGACATTCCGGCCTCATGGGACATCACCTCGGATTCGCTGGCGGCCTGGCTGGCCGGCAAGCTGTCGGTAGAGACATTGCTGCTGATCAAGCAGGCTAGCAACTTTTCGAATCGCGACGATGTGGAGAACCTGACCACGAGAGGCATTCTGGATGCAGGCTTCGCCGCCATGCTGCCGGACGGCATCGATCTTTTCGTAGCCGGTCCGCGCGATGCCGGTAACGCCGCGGCGATGTTGTCGTCTGGAAGGCTTCCGGGGGTACGCATCGCATCGCGAACCACTCCGACTCCGGCTCCCTTGTGGGGAGGGGGCAGGAGTGGCGGTGCGGCGCAAAGCAACGGCCGGGCGTAACCATGCTGGGAAACCTCAACACGCCACGCTGGGCATGGGTTCTGACGGGCTCCGGCCATTTCTTCACGGAGAGCTTCCAACTCATCCACGAGCTCGAACATTGCGACGTCTTCGTTTCCAAGGCCGCGAACGAGGTCCTGCGCATGTACAAGCTGAAGCTTGATTTCCCCGATACGATGCGTGTCCTGCACGACAGGACGGCAAGCGCGGCACCTGTCGGCGCGTTCTACCACGGCGTCTACCACACGGTGGTGGTGGCGCCGGCGTCGTCGAACACCGTCGCGAAATGCGTGCTCGGCATTTCCGACACGCTCGCCACCAACGTCTTCGCGCAGGCCGGCAAATGCCGCGTGCCGTCGATCGTCTTCGCCTGCGACACCGCACCGGAACTCGAAACCATGGCGCCGCACGGGCTGGTCAAGGTCTATCCCCGCGGGATCGACCTGGAGAACACTGAGAAGCTGAAGAGCTTCGAACGGACCCGGGTCGTCGAGTCGCTGGCCGATCTACGAGCCGCAATCCGCGAACGCCAGGCTGAAGTGAGTCACGCTGAACCGAACCGTCATGGCTGAGCGGCTGGTTTTTCTCACCGGCCATCTGGCCAGGGCGCGGCTGGAAAAGCTGCTCGCCGGCCTCGGCGAAACCGAATTCGCCTGGGAGGTGGTCGACATCGGCGTCAAGGTCGCGGCGCTGATGACGGAGGAGATCATACAGCGGCGGCTGAAGCTTCCCGATGGCGCCGATCGCGTCATCCTGCCCGGCCGTTTCCGCGGCGATGTCGAGCGGCTTTCACAGTATTTCGGTATCCCGTTCGCGCGCGGCCCGGACGAGGTCGCCGATCTGCCACCCTTTCTCGGCAGGGCCGGCCAGCCGCCCGATCTTTCCCGCCACGACATGCGTATCTTTGCCGAGATCGTCGACGCGCCGGCGCTGTCGATCGATACGCTGGTCGCCAGGGCGCGCACGCTCGCAGGGGCCGGCGCCGACGTCATCGACCTTGGCTGCCTGCCGGAAACGCCGTTTCCGTTGCTCGGGGAGGCCGTGCGGACACTGAAGGCCGAAGGTTTTGCCATCAGCGTCGACTCCGCCAATACGGACGAGTTGCGGATCGGTGCGGAGGCGGGTGCCGACTATCTTCTCAGCCTTGACGAGAACACGCTGCCGATCGCTTTCGAGCACACGGTGACGCCCGTGCTCATCCCATCGGCTTCAGGCGATCTGGATTCCCTCGGGCGCGCCATCGAGGCGGCCCAAAAGGCCGGCATTTCCTTCATCGCAGATCCTGTTCTCGACCCGATCCACTTCGGCTTCGCGCAATCTCTCGGCCGCTTCATCGAGGCGCGCCGCCGCTGGCCGGAGGTCGAACTGCTGATGGGCACCGGCAACCTCACGGAACTCACCGATGCCGACAGCTCCGGCGTCACCACACTTCTTGTTGGTTTGTGCTCCGAACTCGATATCCGCAACGTGCTCGCCGTCCATGTCAGTCCGCATACGATGCGGACGATCGAGGAGCACGATCTCGCCCGCCGCATCCTGTTCGCGGCGAAGAGCGACGGGGCGCTGCCGCGCAGCTATCATCAAGGGCTGCTGCAAATCCATGACAGAAAACCGTACGCCGCCTCTGTCGAGGATATCGCCGCGCTCGCGGCTGCGGTGCGCGACGCCAATTTCCGTATCGTGACCGCCGAGGACGGCATCCATGTCTTCAACAGCAAGGGTCATGCGGTCGCGCAGGACGCGTTCGCGCTGTTTGCGGGCCTGGGCGTGGAGACAGATGGCGCCCACGCTTTCTATCTCGGCGCGGAGCTGATGAAGGCCGAGATCGCCTGGCGGCTTGGCAAGCGTTATGCGCAGGACGAGCCGCTTGCCTGGGGCGTCGCCGTGCCGGAGCCAAAAACCGACCGGACGCGGCTCGCCGAAGCGGGCCATACCTTGCGGACGAAGAAGGAGGGATAGCGGTGCCCTACATCCGCGAAACGATCATCACGACCGCCGACAAGCGCGGGAAGGTGCACATCGCGCCGATCGGCATCATCGCCGAGAGGGACGGCTGGATCATCGCACCGTTCCGTCCGTCGGTAACGCTCGACAATCTGGCCGAGGTGCCTTTCGCGGTCGCCAACTACACCGACGATGCGCGCATCTTCGCCGGCTGCCTGACCGGACGCAGGGACTGGCCGACAGTTCCGGTCGACGGCTTTCCAGTGCCCCGACTCGCCGCTGCGCTGGCCCATTCGGTGCTCGCGGTGGAAAGCATCTCCGATGACAGCGTGCGGCCACGCCATTTCTGCCGTGTGGTGCAGGAAGAGACGCATGCGCCTTTCACCGGCTTCAACCGCGCCCGTGCGGCGGTGCTCGAACTGGCCATACTGGTCAGCCGGCTGAACATGCTGCCGCGTGAGAAGATCGACGCCGAAATCGCCTATCTGTCGATCGCTATCGAAAAGACCGCCGGTCCCGAGGAGAAGGAAGCCTGGAACTGGCTGATGCAGAAGGTGACAGAGCATATCACCGCTGGCAACGACACGCACTCGGCCAGGGATTAGAGCATCGGACCGAAAAGTGGAATCCGGTTTTCGGATTATTCCGATGCTCAAACAAAGAGATAGATCGCCACTCGTGCGTCCGCAAGGATGCACGGCGATCTAGCCGCCCGACTGCAGGAAATCGACGATCGTCTTGCGCTGAGCAGCGTCGGTGATGCCGCCATAGGGCTTCATGTTGTTGCCGCTGACCACCTGATCGGGATTGGCGATGAACTGGTCGAGCGTCGCCGCATCCCAGGTGATGCCCGACTGTTTCATCGACGACGAATAGTTGTAGTCAGGCAGTGAGCCGGCCTTGCGACCCACGATACCCGCGAGGTTCGGCCCAAGCCTGTTGTCGCCTTCCTTCATCGTATGGCAGGTGCGGCAGGAGGTGTTGAACGCGGTCTGGCCGTCGTTCTGCGCAAGCACAGGTGTGGCCGCCAAGCCACCGACAAGCACGGCCGCAAGAATATGACGTTTCATGTCCATTCTCCGGAGCTTCGGTGTCGAGGGGTAACGTGTCCTGACGGACGCGGTTCCTTCCCATCACTCCCTGTCGGCGGCCAGCAGCGCAATCGCGCTTGCCGGGGCGGCGCTGCTCGCCTCGCCGCGGACGGCGTCGTCGGCGGGGATGATGTCGGCGAAATCGATGAAGCGGCGTTCCATGCGCTGGGCGAGCCGGCTGACCTGCCAGCGCCCCGTGCCGGCGCCGACGATCGGAGCGTCGCCTGCGAGCTTTCCCGCCACTCGAAACGCTGCATCATGGATCATGCGCAACTGCCGCTCGCTGAACCATGAGGCGACATCGCGCCATTCGCCGGGCAGGAGATCGGCCGCGTCCTGCCCCACCATGCGCGCAAGCCGCGCGATCGAGCCGGTGACAGTCTTTTCCCTGCCGTCGGCCGATGGGTGCCTGTCGTCGGCTTCATCGAGTACGCCGAGGATGCGGTGCGCGTCGGCGATCGAGGCGAAATACTCGTTCATCAGCGGCGTGAGCTTTCCGCGAACCGGGGCCGAAGACGCGACGCCGAAAAGGAAGGTGCGCGTGAAGCCGGTATAGACCAGTTCGCCGGTCAGAAGCCGCTCGGCATCGCTGTAGCCCTCATTGGCGACGGCGCATGCCTTGAGCGCGATCATGTCGGTGGTCGTGGAGCCCATATCGACGAGCAGTGCATCTCCGGCGAGACGCGCCGCCAGCGCGGCGGTCGCATGCCAGTTGGCGGAGGCGACGTCCATCGTGAGGTTCGCGGCCTGGTCGATGCCGACGAAGCCCTTCGGTCCGGCATAGATCAGGCTTTCGGCGGGGAACCGGTCGGCGATCTGCTTCAGAAGAGTCACCACGCCCGCCTCGCGGGAGGGGAAGATATCCGACAGTTCGCCTGTCACGGTGAAGGCGTGGAGACCGGCGCCGCGGTAGAGCGGCTCCGCTTCCCGAAGAGCGAACTCCAACTGGTCGAGGCCTTGCCACAAAGGCATCGCGATTGTTGCCGCGGCGACAATGCGACCATCTTCGGCCCGTGTGACCTTCAGGTGCGCGCCGCCAACATCGAAGCCGGCAACGATGCGCTTTCCTTTTTCCAAGCTTCAGGCTTTCATCGACAAGACAGACAGCTCGCGGGGAAAATGTTGCATATCATTCCTGTTCTCGACTTGAAAGACGGCCAGGTCGTTCGCGCGCAGATGGGGCAGCGCGACAGCTACAGGCCGATCGTCACGCCGCTGAACGCGGGTTCGGACGCCGTCGCCGTCGCCGGGGGGCTGCGGACGCTCTTTCCATTCCCGACCTTCTACATCGCTGATCTGGACGCCATAGAAGGCCGCGCGCCAAACAGCGAAGCGATCGCCAGGCTGGCGACCATGCCGGATACGCCGGAGCTGTGGGTGGACGCCGGCATCGCCGATGCGCAGATTCTGGCTGCGACGCTGGCGGAGCCGTCGCTTTGTCCGGTGCTTGGCTCGGAATCGCAACGCGACGATTCGTTGCTCAAGCGTTTTCGCGGCCATACCGGACTCATCCTTTCGCTCGATTTCTTCGACGACGGGTTTCGCGGTCCTGCGGCCCTTCTCAACCAACCCGATTTGTGGCCGCAAAGAGTAATCGTCATGACGCTCGCCAAGGTCGGCTCTGCAACCGGCCCCGATTTCGCGCGATTGCGGGAGATCAAAGCGAAGGCCGGAAGCCGCTCAGTTATCGCTGCCGGCGGCGTGCGCGACGAAGCCGACATCCGCGCGCTGTCGTCGCTCGGCATCGAAGCGGCGCTGGTCGCCACCTCGCTTCACAACGGCATGCTTACGG is drawn from Mesorhizobium sp. CAU 1732 and contains these coding sequences:
- a CDS encoding flavoprotein — its product is MLGNLNTPRWAWVLTGSGHFFTESFQLIHELEHCDVFVSKAANEVLRMYKLKLDFPDTMRVLHDRTASAAPVGAFYHGVYHTVVVAPASSNTVAKCVLGISDTLATNVFAQAGKCRVPSIVFACDTAPELETMAPHGLVKVYPRGIDLENTEKLKSFERTRVVESLADLRAAIRERQAEVSHAEPNRHG
- a CDS encoding DUF3280 domain-containing protein; this translates as MLLTASLIAGFAVSPAHAGKIAVFEFELQHGNLVPGTPSKKEAEDKRREMISERLRDHLAKSGFDVVDTKPLAEKAAAANLQACGNCGDDFARQLGADYAFTGVVYKVSELVLSMSVLVHEAATSRPVTSATVDLRGNTDESWRRAIDYLYRNVLSSRLEKLNK
- a CDS encoding hydantoinase/oxoprolinase family protein — encoded protein: MEKGKRIVAGFDVGGAHLKVTRAEDGRIVAAATIAMPLWQGLDQLEFALREAEPLYRGAGLHAFTVTGELSDIFPSREAGVVTLLKQIADRFPAESLIYAGPKGFVGIDQAANLTMDVASANWHATAALAARLAGDALLVDMGSTTTDMIALKACAVANEGYSDAERLLTGELVYTGFTRTFLFGVASSAPVRGKLTPLMNEYFASIADAHRILGVLDEADDRHPSADGREKTVTGSIARLARMVGQDAADLLPGEWRDVASWFSERQLRMIHDAAFRVAGKLAGDAPIVGAGTGRWQVSRLAQRMERRFIDFADIIPADDAVRGEASSAAPASAIALLAADRE
- a CDS encoding dihydroneopterin aldolase, with product MRAAVVKLGGSTADHEEMEVWTAALAGSSLPLVIVPGGGPFADQVRDAQKRMGFSDAAAHAMAILAMEQFGHVVLDRHERFSQARSTDEMRQALEEGRIPVWLPSAMAVPAPDIPASWDITSDSLAAWLAGKLSVETLLLIKQASNFSNRDDVENLTTRGILDAGFAAMLPDGIDLFVAGPRDAGNAAAMLSSGRLPGVRIASRTTPTPAPLWGGGRSGGAAQSNGRA
- a CDS encoding DUF447 domain-containing protein, with product MPYIRETIITTADKRGKVHIAPIGIIAERDGWIIAPFRPSVTLDNLAEVPFAVANYTDDARIFAGCLTGRRDWPTVPVDGFPVPRLAAALAHSVLAVESISDDSVRPRHFCRVVQEETHAPFTGFNRARAAVLELAILVSRLNMLPREKIDAEIAYLSIAIEKTAGPEEKEAWNWLMQKVTEHITAGNDTHSARD
- a CDS encoding HisA/HisF-related TIM barrel protein, which encodes MLHIIPVLDLKDGQVVRAQMGQRDSYRPIVTPLNAGSDAVAVAGGLRTLFPFPTFYIADLDAIEGRAPNSEAIARLATMPDTPELWVDAGIADAQILAATLAEPSLCPVLGSESQRDDSLLKRFRGHTGLILSLDFFDDGFRGPAALLNQPDLWPQRVIVMTLAKVGSATGPDFARLREIKAKAGSRSVIAAGGVRDEADIRALSSLGIEAALVATSLHNGMLTAKQLALLGR
- a CDS encoding c-type cytochrome, whose amino-acid sequence is MKRHILAAVLVGGLAATPVLAQNDGQTAFNTSCRTCHTMKEGDNRLGPNLAGIVGRKAGSLPDYNYSSSMKQSGITWDAATLDQFIANPDQVVSGNNMKPYGGITDAAQRKTIVDFLQSGG
- a CDS encoding (5-formylfuran-3-yl)methyl phosphate synthase, whose translation is MTKMLASVADLAETEIAVSGGADIIDLKDPKAGALGAAAIEIIRQAVQKIAGRCATSAVCGDLPMEPETIPVTAEEIAATGVDYVKIGFFPSPNANACAAALAPLGERTKLIAVLFADREPDFGLLDVFARHGFHGAMVDTADKAGGRLLDHMPPERIPIFVNRARSLGLKVGLSGSLEAPDIPRLLPFAPDFLGFRGALCDRSQRTASINKQAVEHIRSLVPEERPAGSSASVDYRLLAARGYSPGAGDPTLGADKIFVRDFVLPVQIGAYSFEHGHTQKVRFDVTADVLRVTRNPEDMRHVFSYDVIMDGIRAIVARGHVELSETLAEQVAAYVLEDPRVVRVTVRVEKLELGPGGVGVEIERRRAKENLSALRPGAQPENTEGVLPDGKKGITR
- a CDS encoding DUF6513 domain-containing protein, with the translated sequence MAERLVFLTGHLARARLEKLLAGLGETEFAWEVVDIGVKVAALMTEEIIQRRLKLPDGADRVILPGRFRGDVERLSQYFGIPFARGPDEVADLPPFLGRAGQPPDLSRHDMRIFAEIVDAPALSIDTLVARARTLAGAGADVIDLGCLPETPFPLLGEAVRTLKAEGFAISVDSANTDELRIGAEAGADYLLSLDENTLPIAFEHTVTPVLIPSASGDLDSLGRAIEAAQKAGISFIADPVLDPIHFGFAQSLGRFIEARRRWPEVELLMGTGNLTELTDADSSGVTTLLVGLCSELDIRNVLAVHVSPHTMRTIEEHDLARRILFAAKSDGALPRSYHQGLLQIHDRKPYAASVEDIAALAAAVRDANFRIVTAEDGIHVFNSKGHAVAQDAFALFAGLGVETDGAHAFYLGAELMKAEIAWRLGKRYAQDEPLAWGVAVPEPKTDRTRLAEAGHTLRTKKEG